A region of Ictalurus furcatus strain D&B chromosome 1, Billie_1.0, whole genome shotgun sequence DNA encodes the following proteins:
- the cacng6b gene encoding voltage-dependent calcium channel gamma-6 subunit, producing the protein MWSNYFMQSEDDARVGGHVGIGAGGGGGRSKTRARSSHMTEGQEGKIKMAFFVAIVGVTLTVLGVGAEFWVELAQPKHFQNNQSCQLVHYGLWKACTRTLWVSDIDPERDSCGPAELPGESNCTYFKFYTSGENAVIFKKTTDKNLSLASAMLAVFSLFLMMMGSVCIIMSLTKSVPFLLKPASVCFLISGILILLSILVFHQSVLALLASDHSVPLHYEFSWSVACVGSAGAILLVGGILFLLFSLPFNPFRKCIMHQNNSA; encoded by the exons ATGTGGTCTAACTATTTCATGCAGTCTGAAGATGATGCACGAGTGGGTGGGCATGTAGGAATCGGGGCTGGGGGAGGGGGTGGGCGCAGTAAAACCAGAGCCAGATCCTCACATATGACTGAGGGCCAAGAGGGCAAGATCAAGATGGCATTTTTTGTGGCCATTGTGggagtgactttgaccgtgctGGGCGTGGGTGCCGAATTCTGGGTGGAACTGGCACAGCCCAAACACTTCCAAAACAACCAATCATGTCAGTTGGTGCACTATGGCCTGTGGAAGGCCTGCACACGCACACTCTGGGTGTCCGACATTGACCCGGAGAGAGACAGTTGTGGCCCTGCAGAGCTGCCTGGAG AGTCTAACTGCACATATTTTAAGTTCTACACTTCGGGAGAAAATGCTgttatttttaagaaaacaacAGATAAAA ATTTGAGTCTGGCATCAGCGATGTTGGCAGtgttcagtttgtttttaatgatgatGGGTTCCGTGTGTATTATTATGTCTCTCACGAAGAGTGTACCTTTCCTCCTCAAGCCTGCTTCTGTCTGCTTCCTCATCTCAG GCATCCTGATCCTGCTGTCCATCTTAGTTTTCCACCAATCAGTACTGGCATTGCTGGCGAGTGATCACAGTGTCCCTCTGCACTATGAGTTCTCCTGGTCAGTGGCATGTGTAGGCTCAGCCGGGGCCATCCTTCTTGTTGGCGGCATTCTCTTCCTGTTGTTTTCTTTACCCTTTAATC